The following proteins come from a genomic window of Oncorhynchus mykiss isolate Arlee chromosome 19, USDA_OmykA_1.1, whole genome shotgun sequence:
- the LOC110498328 gene encoding type-1 angiotensin II receptor A, with amino-acid sequence MSEKDFVPSWLLRRNSTLSIIEDLSLPLVPFEDCSSTRNYAATIIPPFYHTLSLLGIFGNVCSLVICLKPSRPWSIGSIGVLNLALCDLAYLASIPPRAIYVSENYDWSMGSSLCILSNILHFVGLTSSTMFICVVSTDRFLAIVFPLESRMVRTPRNAALVSLLLWAITVLLIYLSYPNINYRERKSGIRYCGTVVTSRFRYSAATYNLLSYYSVQVSVPLLLIIPSYVKIIARMRHSRQQWAAGNMQGRGDKTIWLIAVFIANFFVCWRGFGSWSVKH; translated from the exons ATGTCTGAAAAGGACTTCGTCCCCAGCTGGTTATTGCGAAGAAACAGCACATTGTCAATTATTGAAGACCTTTCCCTGCCCTTAGTCCCCTTCGAGGACTGCAGCTCAACCCGCAACTACGCTGCAACCATCATTCCTCCATTCTACCATACCCTCTCACTGCTCGGTATCTTTGGAAACGTCTGTAGCCTGGTGATCTGCCTCAAACCGTCTCGACCTTGGAGTATCGGCTCCATCGGAGTACTGAACCTAGCTCTGTGTGACCTAGCGTACCTGGCCTCCATACCGCCCAGGGCTATCTATGTAAGTGAGAACTATGACTGGAGCATGGGCAGTTCACTGTGCATCCTGAGTAACATACTCCACTTTGTAGGTCTGACCTCCAGCACCATGTTTATCTGTGTTGTCAGCACCGACCGCTTCCTGGCTATTGTCTTCCCACTCGAGTCACGGATGGTCCGCACCCCCCGCAACGCTGCCCTGGTCTCACTGCTCCTATGGGCCATTACCGTCCTGCTCATTTACCTAAGCTATCCTAACATCAACTACAGGGAGCGGAAGAGCGGCATCCGCTACTGTGGAACTGTGGTGACCTCAAGGTTCAGGTACAGCGCAGCCACCTACAATCTGTTATCCTACTACTCTGTGCAGGTGTCTGTTCCCTTGCTCCTCATCATCCCTTCCTATGTGAAGATTATAGCCCGGATGAGGCATTCGCGGCAGCAGTGGGCTGCAGGCAACATGCAGGGCCGGGGGGACAAGACCATCTGGCTGATTGCAGTTTTCATAGCCAATTTCTTTGTGTGCTGG AGGGGCTTTGGGAGCTGGTCAGTAAAGCACTAG